AGGTCTCCGTGAAGACCCTGTGCGCGCTCGTGCAGCTGAGCGGCGATGCGTCGTCGAGCCCGGCGGCGGGCTGCTGAGTCGGTTGCCGCGGGCCTGCTGCTCCTCGTGGGCACGGCCTGCGGCAGCCGCCTCCCCGAAAGCGACTTCGAGCACCGCGCCACGCCGTCCGCACCGGGCAGCGCCGAACCGATCCGGGTCGGCATCATCACCAGCGCCACCAGCCCGGTCGGCGGCTCCACGTTCACCGGCCCGCGCGACGGGGCGAAGGCTTACTTCGACCGCCTCAACGCACGCGGTGGCGTCGGCGGGCGCACGGTCGAGGTGCGCACCTGCGACGACGGCGGGAGCGGAGTCGGCAACAACGAGTGCGTGCACCAGCTGATCGACGAGGACCAGGTGACCGCTCTCGTCGCCACCACCGCCCTCGACTACGCGGGCGCCTCCCGGGTGTCCCACGCGCGCGTGCCCGACATCGGCGGCCAGCCCATCGGCGCGGCCTACGACACCTACCCGCACCTGTACGGCATCTACGGCAGCCTCGCGCCCCGGGGCGGAACCCCGGGCTGGGACGGAAAGCTGTACGGCGGCACCGAGGTCTACCGGTACTTCAAGCGCGAGCAGGGCGCCCGGACGGCGGCCGTCGTCTCCTACAACCAGTCCGCGTCCGCCTCCTACGCCCGGCTCGTCGCCCAGGGGCTGAAGGCCGAGGGCTACAAGGTGGTCACCGAACAGGTCGACTTCGCGCTGCCCAACTTCCGTGCCGTCGCGGCCGATCTGAAGGAACAGGGCGCCGACCTCGTCTTCGACGCCATCGACACGCACGGCAACGCCCAGCTGTGCGAGGCGATGGACGACGCAGGCGCCAAGGTCATCGCCAAGGTCACCAACGTGCAGAACTGGACGTCCACTGTCCCCGAGGACTACAAGGGCGCCCCGCACTGCCGCAACGCCCTCTGGGCAACCGGTTCCAGCCGCGACTACGAGGACACCGGCAACCGGGCCGTACGGGAGTTCCGGGACGCGACCAAGGGCCTGAAGACGCACTCCCAGTGGCAGCTGGAGGGCTGGGCGGCAGCGAAGTGGTTCACGGACGCTGCCGAGTCCTGCGCCGAAACGGGCGTCACGCGCGCGTGCGTCGACCGCTTCATGAACCGGAGCGAGCCCTACACCGCCGGCGGCCTGCTCGTCCCGGTCGTCTACGAACACCTGTCCGAGCCCCCGAAGACCCGCAGGACGTGTCTGTCGGTGGCGCGTTGGGAGGACGGCAAGGGCTGGGTCCCGCAGGGCGAGATGAACGGGAACTGCTTCGACGTACCGCAGTTGCCCTACACGCCGTGAAGCGGAGTGTGCCCTGCCCATTGTGAAGTGGCGTGCTGGGGCAACCAAAGGCCCGGTTCGGCGGTCTGACTTCCTGTAGGCGGACGCACGCGATGCCGGACGCATCGCACGCACGAGGGGGCGCCCCGCATGACGACGTCGGCTCCGCGGACCGCGCAGCAGCGCTCCGGAGAGGACATCGCCATGCCTCCGCACGCCGACTGCGTCGCCGATTCCGCGGGCGGTCTGACCTTCGACGTCACCGAGACCGGCGAGCCGGGCGACGCGCTCCTGGTGCTGCGCCGCCGCGGCCGCGACGAGGAGGTCAGTCTGCCGCTGACCCCGGCCGGGGACGGCCGGCTGCGCGCCGCGCTGCCCAGCAGCGTCGCCCTGGCCGAGGGCCGCTGGGACGCCTACGCGCAGGTCGCGGGCGGCGAGCCGCGCCGCCTGATGCCCGGCGCCAACGACCTGCGCTCCCTCGTCGACCGGGTGCCGAGCGGCTCCCTCGGCCATGTCGCCGTCCGCATCCCGTACGTCACCCGGCAGGGCAACCTCTCCGTCCGCAGCTGGCTGCGCGCCCCGCACGCCGAGGCGCACGAACTGGGCTCGGGCGAGGGCCGGTTGACGGTACGCGGCCGGGTGTACGGCACCGCGCTCGCCCCGGCCGCCCGCGCCGAGGCGAGCCACCGCGGCTCCGGCGTCCTGCTGCACGCCGAAGTGGCCGCCGAACAAGCCGAGTTCACCTTCACGCTGGCCTACGGCGTGCTGCCGCCCGGCACCTGGGACCTGTGGCTGCGCCCGACGGGGGAGAACGGGCCGCGGGTGCGGATCGCCCGCCTTCTCGACGACATCGCCGACAAGAAGCCGGTGCTCACGTATCCGCGGGCGGCCCTGACCGCGGAGCACGGCCCGGTACACGCCGGGCCGTACTTCACGCGCGACAACGACCTGTCCGTGTCCGTCGTCGCGAGCGGCCCCGTCACCGCAACGGACGGAAGAACTCCCTGACGTCACCGGTCAGCAGGTCCGGCGCCTCCAGGGCCGCGAAGTGCCCTCCCCGGTCGAACTCGGCCCAGTGGACGACGGAGTTGGACCGCTCGGCGATCACCCGGACCGCCCGGTCGGCGGCGAAGTTCGCGACGCCCGTGGGCACTTCGGAGCGCCGGGGCGGGCCTCCCCAGGTGCTCGCGGACTCGTAGTAGAGCCGGGCGGCGGAGCCCGCCGTCCCGGTCAGCCAGTACAGCATCACGTTCGTCAGCAGCCGGTCCCGGTCGACCGCGTCCTCGGGCAGCTCGACCGACGGATTCGTCCACTCGTGGAACTTCTCGATGATCCAGGCGAGTTGGCCCGCCGGCGAGTCCGTCAGCCCGTACGCGAGCGTTTGCGGGCGCGTCGACTGGATCGCCGCGTAACCCAGCTGGTCCCGGCCGAACTGCTGCTGGGCGAGCCGCTCGCGCTCCCGGTCGCTCAGCGCCGCCGCGTCCTCGGCGGAGAGCGGCCCGAACGGCGTGAAGCCGGCCGACGCGGCGTTCACATGGACGCCCACCACGGCGTCCGGCGCCACCCGGCCCAGCTCGGGCGAGATCACCGCGCCCCAGTCGCCGCCCTGGGCGCCGTAGCGCTCGTACCCGAGCCGGCGCATCAGCTCGGCCCACGCCCGGGCGATCCGTGCCACGTTCCAGCCGCGCTCCCGGGTGGGACCGGAGAAGCCGAAGCCGGGGAGCGAGGGGATCACCAGGTGGAAGGCGTCCGCCGGGTCGCCACCGTGGGCGCGCGGGTCGGACAGCGGGCCGATGACGTCCAGGAACTCCACGACCGAGCCCGGCCAGCCGTGCGTGAGCAGCAGGGGCAGGGCGTCCGGCTCGGGGGAGCGGACGTGCAGGAAGTGCACCCCGGTGCCGTCGATCTCCGTGACGTACTGCGGGATCTCGTTGAGGGCGGCCTCGTGCTTGCGCCAGTCGTAGCCGCTGCGCCAGTACGCCGCCAGGTCCCGGACGTACGACAGCGGGGTCCCGTACTCCCAGCCCACGCCCGGGAGTTCGTCGGGCCAGCGGGTCAGGTCCAGTCGGGTGTGCAGATCGTCGAGCCGCGCCTGGGGGATCTCGATCCGGAAGGGCCGTATCTCGTGGTTCGCGCTGTTGTCTGCCATACCGTCCACGCTACGCACGCTTGAGGACAGTCACTGTCCTCAACCGCTGACAGACTCGGACCCATGTTGGAGACATCGGCACGACTGCTGCGCCTGCTCTCGCTGCTGCAGGCCCACCGCGACTGGTCCGGGGCCGATCTGGCGGACCGCCTGGGTGTCACCCCCAGGACCGTGCGCCGCGACGTGGACCGGCTGCGCGAGCTCGGCTATCCCGTCAACGCCAGCCCCGGCACGGGCGGCGGCTACCAGCTCGGTGCGGGGGCCGAGCTGCCGCCGCTGCTCCTCGACGACGACGAGGCGGTCGCCGTGGCGGTGGGCCTGCGCACGGCCGCGGGGCAGGGCATCGAGGGCATCGGCGAGACCTCCGTACGCGCTCTCGCCAAGCTCGAACAGGTGCTCCCGAGCCGGCTGCGCCGCCGCGTGGGCGCCCTCAATGCCTTCACCGTGCCGATGCTGCGCGGCCCGCAGCCCTCCGCCGTCGACCCCGCCGTACTCACCGAGATCGCCCATCTGTGCCGCGACGCGGAACGGCTGCGCTTCGAGTACCGCAGCCACGACGACACCACCACGCGCCGTACCGTCGAACCGCACCGCCTGGTGTGCACCGAGCGCCGCTGGTACCTGGTGGCCTGGGATGTCGACCGTGACGACTGGCGTACGTTCCGGGTGGACCGCATCGTGCCGAAGCCGCCGCACGGGCCGCGGTTCGCGCCGCGCAAGCCGCCCGCGGAGGACCTCGCCGCCTATGTCTCCAAGGGCGTCTCCGTGCGTGCGTACGCCTCGCACGCCGTCGTCCGCCTTTTCGTGCCCGTCGAAGAGGCCGCCGACCGCATCTCGCCCTCGGCGGGAACGCTGGAGGCGGAGAGCACCGGGACGTGTCTGTTGCGCACGGGGGCCGCGAGCCTCGACGTGATGGTGATTCACGTGATGCTGATGGGCTTCGAGTTCGAGATCCTGGAGCCGGCCGAGTTCACCGAGGCGGTCAGGACGGCGCGGGACCGGCTGACTCGGGCTCTTGAACGGGGCCGGCCGACACCGCCGCGTACTCGGGATGATGCTCGTCGAACGCCGGGGACTCGGAGCGGATCCGGGGCAGCGTCGTGAAGTTGTGCCGCGGCGGCGGACACGAGGTCGCCCACTCCAGGGAGCGGCCGAAGCCCCAGGGGTCGTCGACCTCGACCTTCGTGCCGTACTTGGCGGTCTTCCAGACGTTGTAGAGGAACGGCAGTGTCGAGATGCCCAGCAGGAACGCACCGATCGACGAGACGGTGTTCAGCGCCGTGAAGCCGTCGGCCGCCAGATAGTCCGCGTACCGGCGCGGCATGCCCTCGGCGCCCAGCCAGTGCTGCACCAGGAACGTGGTGTGGAAGCCGACGAAGAGCGTCCAGAAGTGGATCTTGCCGAGCCGTTCGTCGAGCATCTTCCCGGTGAACTTGGGCCACCAGAAGTAGAACCCCGCGAAGGTCGCGAAGACGACGGTGCCGAAGACGACGTAGTGGAAGTGCGCGACCACGAAGTACGAGTCCGTGACATGGAAGTCGAGCGGCGGCGACGCCAGGATCACCCCCGTCAGACCGCCGAACAGGAACGTCGTCAGGAAGCCGGTCGCCCACAGCATGGGTGTCTCGAAGGACAGTGAGCCCTTGAGCATCGTGCCGGTCCAGTTGAAGAACTTCACGCCCGTCGGCACCGCGATCAGGAACGACATGAAGGAGAAGTACGGCAGCAGCACCGCGCCCGTCGCGAACATGTGGTGCGCCCACACGACGACCGACAGACCGGTGATCGCCATGGTGGCCCCGACCAGCGTCAGATAACCGAAGATCGGCTTCCGGCTGAAGACCGGGAGGATCTCCGTGATGATGCCGAAGAACGGCAGCGCGATGATGTAGACCTCGGGATGGCCGAAGAACCAGAAGAGGTGCTGCCACAGCAGCGCACCGCCGTTGGCCGCCTCGAACACCACCGAACCGAACCGCCGGTCCGCCTCCAGGACCAGCAGCGCCGCCGCGAGCACCGGGAACGCGAAGAGGACGAGGATCGAGGTGAAGAGGATGTTCCAGGTGAAGATCGGCAGCCGGAACATCGTCATGCCGGGTGCGCGCATTCCGATGATGGTCGTGATGAAGTTGACCGCGCCGAGGATCGTGCCGAAGCCGGCCAGCGCCAGCCCCATGATCCACATGTCGGCGCCGATGCCCGGCGAGCGCGTCAGGCTGTTGAGCGGCGCGTAGGCGAACCAGCCGAAGCTGGCGGGGCCCTCGGGGACGGCGATCGAGCCCAGCACGATCAGGCCGCCGAAGAGGAAGAACCAGTACGACAGCATGTTCAGCCGGGGAAAGGCGACGTCCGGCGAGCCGATCTGAAGCGGCATGATCTCGTTGGCGAACCCGGCGAAGGTCGGCGTCGCGAACAACAGCAGCATGATCGTGCCGTGCATGGTGAACAACTGGTTGAACTGGTTGTTGTCCATGAGCTGAAGGCCGGGGCGGGCGAGTTCGGCGCGCATCAGCAGCGCCATGGTGCCGCCGATCAGGAAGAAGGCGAACGACGTGATCAGGTAGAGGTGGCCGATCTTCTTGTGATCGGTGGTCGTCAGCCAGTCCACGATCAGCCGCCCCGGCTGCTTCACCGCCTCGGGTCGCTCCGTCGCCTGCACGGTGTCCGTCCCCATTGAGCGCCCCTTCGCCATCGCGTCCCGGGCCTGCTGAAGCTCACGCCATGATGCTCGCGTCTCCCGGTGCTCCGACAGGGGGCGTACGGGGGTTGTGTGCGCGAAGCGGGTATTTCTCATGCGGCGTCAGCTTCCGCGGAGAACACCGGAATCGGAAGGAAAAGGTGTCCCGTCGCAAGGCCCTCGGCGGCTTTCCATTGGATTGTTCGAAGCGGTGGAAGGCTAGCTGGGAATTACGTTCGAAGGCGTGCGGAACACGTACGGAACCCCTCGTACGTGTGACGGAGTTCGGCCGATACGCGTGTCGTGATCCTGTGACAGAAGCGTGACCGCGGGCGGACCGCCGGGCGATAGGCGGGGTACGGCAAAGGGGCCCGCACTTCCCCGGCCGCGAAGGGCCGCCTAACGTGGCCGTCATGGCACCCATTCCCACCCCGCCCGCAGAACCCCACGACAGCCCGGACAGTTACGTCGGACTGGACGAGCCGAGCGCCGAGCGCCGTGCCCGGGAGCGCGGCTGGCCCTCGGTGCGCTCGCTGCCGCCCGGCGCGATCATCACCATGGAGTACCGCGTGGGACGGCTGAACTTCGAGGTCACCGACGGCAGAGTGACCCGCTGCTGGAAGGGCTGACCTGCTGCTCTGTGCCGACCTGCGGTGCGAAGGCCCCCGGCTCGTCAGGAGCCGGGGGCCTTCGCGGTGCGGGGAGAGGCTGTGCGTACCGACCCCGCTGTTCCTGGGTGCTCAGCCGCCCGTCAGGGGGCGGGCCGGGCTGGCGCCGCGCGGCACGCGGTCCGAGTGCGGCGGGCGGCGGCTGCCGACCGGGGTGACCGGGGTGCGCTCCGAGCGGGCCGTGTGCGGTCCGGGGGCCAGGTAGCCGGGCGCTCTGGCCGAGCGGGCGGCGCCCACCGGCTCGCGCACCGGAACGTCCTCCTCCGTGGCGGCCGGCACGGGCTGTGTGAGCGGGGCGGGAGCGTTGACCGGAACGGTGACCGGGGCGGGTGCGGTGCGCCCGCGGCGGTTGCGCCAGGCGTCGCGCAGACCGAAGATCCCGTCCTCGGCGCGGGCGATCAGCGGCTCGAACCAGGGCAGCGCCAGCAGGATCAGCAGACCGGCGGCCCAGCCCAGCAGTACATCGCTCAGCCAGTGCGTGCCGAGGTAGACGGTGGTGAGACCGACGCCCAGCGAGGTGACGGCGGACACGGCGGACAGCCAGCGCCGGGCCCTCGGAGTGGAGGCCAGATAAGCCAGGATTCCCCAGGTCACGACAGCGTTCGCGGTGTGGCCGGAAGGGAATATATCGCCGCCCATCCCCATCTCGTTCGAGCCGATCGTGATGGCGTAGTGCGGGCCGAGCCGGCCCATGCCCAGCTTGGCGGCGCCGACCGTGATGTTCAGCAGCAGCAGCGAGGCACCGAGTGTCAGCAGCGGGCGCAGCGTG
Above is a genomic segment from Streptomyces sp. R21 containing:
- a CDS encoding ABC transporter substrate-binding protein, whose amino-acid sequence is MRRRARRRAAESVAAGLLLLVGTACGSRLPESDFEHRATPSAPGSAEPIRVGIITSATSPVGGSTFTGPRDGAKAYFDRLNARGGVGGRTVEVRTCDDGGSGVGNNECVHQLIDEDQVTALVATTALDYAGASRVSHARVPDIGGQPIGAAYDTYPHLYGIYGSLAPRGGTPGWDGKLYGGTEVYRYFKREQGARTAAVVSYNQSASASYARLVAQGLKAEGYKVVTEQVDFALPNFRAVAADLKEQGADLVFDAIDTHGNAQLCEAMDDAGAKVIAKVTNVQNWTSTVPEDYKGAPHCRNALWATGSSRDYEDTGNRAVREFRDATKGLKTHSQWQLEGWAAAKWFTDAAESCAETGVTRACVDRFMNRSEPYTAGGLLVPVVYEHLSEPPKTRRTCLSVARWEDGKGWVPQGEMNGNCFDVPQLPYTP
- a CDS encoding epoxide hydrolase family protein, translated to MADNSANHEIRPFRIEIPQARLDDLHTRLDLTRWPDELPGVGWEYGTPLSYVRDLAAYWRSGYDWRKHEAALNEIPQYVTEIDGTGVHFLHVRSPEPDALPLLLTHGWPGSVVEFLDVIGPLSDPRAHGGDPADAFHLVIPSLPGFGFSGPTRERGWNVARIARAWAELMRRLGYERYGAQGGDWGAVISPELGRVAPDAVVGVHVNAASAGFTPFGPLSAEDAAALSDRERERLAQQQFGRDQLGYAAIQSTRPQTLAYGLTDSPAGQLAWIIEKFHEWTNPSVELPEDAVDRDRLLTNVMLYWLTGTAGSAARLYYESASTWGGPPRRSEVPTGVANFAADRAVRVIAERSNSVVHWAEFDRGGHFAALEAPDLLTGDVREFFRPLR
- a CDS encoding helix-turn-helix transcriptional regulator, with the translated sequence MLETSARLLRLLSLLQAHRDWSGADLADRLGVTPRTVRRDVDRLRELGYPVNASPGTGGGYQLGAGAELPPLLLDDDEAVAVAVGLRTAAGQGIEGIGETSVRALAKLEQVLPSRLRRRVGALNAFTVPMLRGPQPSAVDPAVLTEIAHLCRDAERLRFEYRSHDDTTTRRTVEPHRLVCTERRWYLVAWDVDRDDWRTFRVDRIVPKPPHGPRFAPRKPPAEDLAAYVSKGVSVRAYASHAVVRLFVPVEEAADRISPSAGTLEAESTGTCLLRTGAASLDVMVIHVMLMGFEFEILEPAEFTEAVRTARDRLTRALERGRPTPPRTRDDARRTPGTRSGSGAAS
- a CDS encoding I78 family peptidase inhibitor, whose translation is MAPIPTPPAEPHDSPDSYVGLDEPSAERRARERGWPSVRSLPPGAIITMEYRVGRLNFEVTDGRVTRCWKG
- a CDS encoding phosphatase PAP2 family protein — encoded protein: MRTERNLTRLDRVFARLDREPERPAHIDVPHMSRHRVVLLVATLAFYVAIVWAVAITSWLVRFDWQVMFFRPYQQWPEIHAFLDYYVVLGQRGPTAVMVAAWLGWRSWRQHTLRPLLTLGASLLLLNITVGAAKLGMGRLGPHYAITIGSNEMGMGGDIFPSGHTANAVVTWGILAYLASTPRARRWLSAVSAVTSLGVGLTTVYLGTHWLSDVLLGWAAGLLILLALPWFEPLIARAEDGIFGLRDAWRNRRGRTAPAPVTVPVNAPAPLTQPVPAATEEDVPVREPVGAARSARAPGYLAPGPHTARSERTPVTPVGSRRPPHSDRVPRGASPARPLTGG